A section of the Roseomonas marmotae genome encodes:
- a CDS encoding ABC transporter substrate-binding protein, which translates to MRRLLLAACALLAAAPAYAQGTLNIGMREDPDLLDPTLGSSYVGRIVYAAMCDKLFDLDAKLNVVPQLAMGWEYESPTRLVIRLRPNVTFQDGEPFNAEAVRYKINRDLTLNGSMRVGEVNSIQAVEVIDPLTIRLVLKAPNAPLLTLLTDRAGIMISPKAAEAAGNQFGTRPVCAGPYAFDSRVAQDRITLRRYPGHWDAANYYFDQVVYRPMPSTNVRTANLRAGSLDLVEQITPNDVPEIRNDPKLRIMIGDGLAYTGINFNINNGPNSRTDIGQNRLVRQAFEASIDRTALIQVVYDGLHTPTIQANPPSSPMYFQELQPPPRDLARAKALLQQAGVKLPVPVTITTSNSPDIQQAAEVIQAMAAEAGFDVKLRVMEFASSLQAGYAGDFQAYMIGWSGRADADGNMWQLLHSRGTFNYGRWSNPEADALLDQARLPTDPAERRALYARFWEIERQDLPLMYLWSSKNVVGLKRSIEGFEQIPDGLIRLRGVKMAR; encoded by the coding sequence GGCACGCTCAATATCGGCATGCGCGAGGACCCCGACCTGCTCGATCCCACGCTGGGCTCCAGCTATGTCGGTCGCATCGTCTACGCGGCGATGTGCGACAAGCTCTTCGACCTCGACGCCAAGCTGAATGTGGTGCCCCAGCTGGCCATGGGCTGGGAATATGAGAGCCCGACCCGCCTGGTCATCCGGCTGCGGCCGAATGTCACCTTCCAGGACGGCGAGCCCTTCAATGCCGAGGCCGTCAGATACAAGATCAACCGCGACCTGACGCTGAACGGCTCCATGCGCGTGGGCGAGGTGAACTCGATCCAGGCGGTGGAGGTCATCGACCCGCTGACGATCCGCCTCGTGCTGAAGGCACCCAATGCACCCCTGCTGACCCTGCTGACGGACCGCGCGGGAATCATGATCTCTCCCAAGGCGGCCGAGGCGGCGGGCAACCAGTTCGGCACCCGGCCCGTCTGCGCCGGCCCCTATGCCTTCGACAGCCGCGTGGCGCAGGACCGCATCACGCTGCGCCGCTATCCCGGCCACTGGGATGCAGCGAACTACTATTTCGACCAGGTCGTCTACCGCCCCATGCCGAGCACCAATGTCCGCACGGCCAATCTGCGTGCCGGCAGCCTGGACCTGGTGGAGCAGATCACCCCGAACGACGTGCCGGAAATCCGCAACGACCCGAAGCTGCGGATCATGATCGGCGACGGGCTGGCCTATACCGGCATCAACTTCAACATCAACAACGGGCCGAATTCCAGGACCGATATCGGCCAGAACCGGCTGGTGCGGCAGGCCTTCGAGGCCTCCATCGACCGCACGGCGCTGATCCAGGTGGTCTATGACGGGCTGCACACGCCCACCATCCAGGCCAACCCGCCTTCCTCGCCCATGTATTTCCAGGAACTGCAGCCGCCCCCCCGTGACCTGGCGAGGGCCAAGGCGCTGCTGCAACAGGCGGGCGTGAAGCTGCCGGTGCCGGTGACTATCACCACCAGCAACAGCCCGGATATCCAGCAGGCCGCGGAGGTCATCCAGGCCATGGCGGCCGAGGCCGGCTTCGACGTGAAGCTGCGGGTGATGGAATTCGCCTCCTCCCTGCAGGCGGGTTATGCGGGCGACTTCCAGGCCTATATGATCGGCTGGTCCGGCCGCGCCGATGCCGATGGCAACATGTGGCAGCTGCTGCACAGCCGCGGCACCTTCAACTATGGCCGCTGGAGCAACCCCGAGGCCGATGCGCTGCTGGACCAGGCGCGCCTGCCGACCGACCCGGCGGAGCGCCGAGCCCTCTACGCCAGGTTCTGGGAGATCGAGCGCCAGGACCTGCCCCTGATGTATCTCTGGAGCAGCAAGAACGTCGTCGGCCTGAAGCGCAGCATCGAGGGGTTTGAACAGATACCGGACGGACTGATCCGCCTGCGCGGCGTGAAGATGGCCCGCTGA
- the ltnD gene encoding L-threonate dehydrogenase — protein sequence MSDNKYRVCVVGLGSMGMGAARSCVKAGLATYGADLNPAACQALKEAGAEAAGADARAFASELDAVLLLVVNAAQCRAVLFGPEGLAAKLRPGTGIMVSATISAEDSRAIAAELAPMGLLMLDAPVSGGAAKAAAGEMTVMAAGPRAAFDQLRPVLDAVAGKVYEIGEEIGLGATVKIIHQLLAGVHIAAGAEAMALAARAGIPLDTMYEVVTNAAGNSWMFENRMKHVVDGDYTPHSAVDIFVKDLRLVTETALSLNFPLPLASTAYTMFANASNAGFGREDDAAVIKTFAGISLPGVKEK from the coding sequence ATGAGCGATAACAAGTATCGGGTATGCGTCGTCGGCCTTGGCTCCATGGGGATGGGCGCGGCGCGATCCTGCGTCAAAGCCGGCCTGGCCACCTACGGGGCCGACCTGAACCCCGCCGCCTGTCAGGCGCTCAAGGAAGCCGGGGCCGAGGCCGCCGGCGCCGATGCCCGCGCCTTCGCCAGCGAATTGGATGCCGTGCTGCTGCTGGTGGTGAATGCCGCGCAGTGCCGGGCCGTCCTCTTCGGCCCCGAGGGGCTGGCGGCAAAGCTGCGGCCGGGCACGGGGATCATGGTCTCCGCCACCATCTCCGCCGAGGACTCCCGCGCCATCGCCGCCGAGCTGGCGCCCATGGGCCTGCTGATGCTGGACGCCCCGGTCTCCGGCGGCGCCGCCAAGGCCGCCGCGGGGGAAATGACTGTCATGGCAGCCGGCCCGCGCGCCGCCTTCGACCAGCTGCGGCCCGTGCTCGATGCCGTGGCCGGCAAGGTCTATGAGATCGGCGAGGAGATCGGCCTCGGCGCCACCGTCAAGATCATCCATCAGCTCCTGGCCGGCGTGCATATCGCCGCCGGGGCCGAGGCCATGGCGCTGGCCGCCCGCGCCGGTATCCCGCTGGATACCATGTATGAGGTGGTGACCAACGCCGCCGGCAATAGCTGGATGTTCGAGAACCGCATGAAGCATGTCGTCGATGGCGACTACACGCCCCATTCGGCGGTGGACATCTTCGTGAAGGACCTGCGGCTGGTGACGGAGACGGCGCTCTCCCTCAATTTCCCGCTGCCGCTGGCCAGCACCGCCTACACCATGTTCGCCAATGCCAGCAATGCCGGCTTCGGACGCGAGGATGATGCGGCCGTGATCAAGACATTCGCCGGCATCAGCCTGCCCGGCGTGAAGGAGAAGTGA
- the otnK gene encoding 3-oxo-tetronate kinase: MRLGVIADDFTGATDIAGFLVANGLRTVQLNGVPPADLQVDVDAVVISLKTRSCPVEEAVSQSLASLDWLRARGCPQFFFKYCSTFDSTPKGNIGPVTDALLEALGEDFTVICPVLPVNGRTIYNGYLFVNGVPLDESGMRHHPVTPMTDANLMRLMDAQSQGKTGNVPSTVMDQGPDAVRAALAALKAKGFRYAVLDALNDAHLVVMGQAVADMKLVTGGSGLADGMARAWAGTGDAAAAAAEGRPARGRAVVLSGSCSQMTNAQVAAYRQSAPALAVSVERCLSDAEGYAEELAAWVLAQPKDGLAPLVYATTEPAKLKELQERFGAAEASEAVERLFGALAKQLEAAGFDQFIVAGGETSGIVTQSLGIGGFHIGPQIAPGVPWVRAVGKPLSLALKSGNFGQERFFFEAQDLAA, from the coding sequence ATGCGCCTGGGTGTGATCGCCGACGACTTCACCGGCGCCACCGACATCGCCGGCTTCCTGGTGGCCAATGGGCTTCGCACGGTGCAGTTGAACGGCGTGCCGCCGGCCGATCTGCAGGTGGATGTGGATGCCGTCGTCATCAGCCTGAAGACCCGTTCCTGCCCGGTGGAGGAGGCAGTCTCCCAGAGCCTGGCCTCGCTCGACTGGCTGCGCGCGCGCGGCTGCCCGCAGTTCTTCTTCAAGTATTGCTCCACCTTCGACAGCACCCCGAAGGGCAATATCGGGCCCGTGACGGATGCGCTGCTGGAGGCGCTGGGCGAGGACTTCACCGTCATCTGCCCTGTGCTGCCCGTGAATGGCCGCACCATCTACAACGGCTATCTCTTCGTGAACGGCGTGCCGCTGGATGAATCCGGCATGCGCCACCACCCCGTCACGCCCATGACGGATGCCAATCTGATGCGGCTGATGGACGCGCAGTCCCAGGGCAAGACCGGCAATGTGCCGAGCACCGTCATGGACCAGGGGCCGGACGCCGTGCGCGCCGCCCTGGCGGCTCTGAAGGCCAAGGGCTTCCGCTATGCCGTGCTGGATGCGCTGAACGACGCGCATCTGGTGGTGATGGGCCAGGCCGTGGCCGATATGAAGCTGGTCACCGGTGGTTCCGGCCTCGCCGATGGCATGGCCCGCGCCTGGGCGGGCACCGGCGATGCCGCCGCCGCCGCCGCCGAGGGCCGTCCCGCCAGGGGCCGCGCCGTCGTGCTCTCCGGCTCCTGCTCGCAGATGACCAATGCCCAGGTGGCCGCGTACCGGCAATCCGCCCCTGCCCTGGCGGTCTCGGTGGAGCGCTGCCTCTCCGATGCCGAAGGCTATGCGGAGGAACTGGCGGCCTGGGTGCTGGCGCAGCCGAAGGACGGCCTCGCCCCCCTGGTCTATGCCACCACCGAGCCAGCGAAGCTGAAGGAACTGCAGGAGCGCTTCGGCGCCGCCGAGGCCAGCGAGGCCGTGGAGCGCCTCTTCGGCGCCCTGGCGAAGCAGCTGGAGGCGGCTGGCTTCGACCAGTTCATCGTCGCCGGTGGCGAGACCTCGGGCATCGTCACCCAGTCCCTGGGCATCGGTGGCTTCCATATCGGCCCGCAGATCGCCCCGGGCGTGCCCTGGGTGCGCGCCGTGGGCAAGCCGCTCTCGCTGGCCCTGAAGTCCGGCAATTTCGGCCAGGAGCGCTTCTTCTTCGAAGCGCAGGACCTGGCGGCCTGA
- the otnI gene encoding 2-oxo-tetronate isomerase → MPRFAANLSMMFTELPFLDRFGAAAKAGFQAVEFLFPYEHPPEVVAARLKEAGLTQALFNMPPGDWAAGERGMAAIPGREQEFRDNVATALTYAKALGCKTLHAMSGITEGMDRAACEAAFIENFRFAADALTPEGITLLVEPINSRNMPGYFIAHQLEAVALVEKVGRPNVAVQLDLYHAQIMDGDLTKLIEKMAGKFAHVQIASVPDRHEPDEGELNYPHLYGVLDRVGYQGWIGCEYNPRGETTAGLGWFAPYKAR, encoded by the coding sequence ATGCCGCGTTTCGCCGCCAATCTCTCGATGATGTTCACCGAGCTGCCCTTCCTCGACCGCTTCGGCGCGGCGGCGAAGGCGGGCTTCCAGGCCGTCGAGTTCCTCTTTCCCTACGAGCATCCGCCGGAAGTGGTGGCGGCCCGGCTGAAGGAAGCGGGGCTGACCCAGGCGCTGTTCAACATGCCGCCCGGCGACTGGGCGGCGGGCGAGCGTGGCATGGCCGCCATTCCCGGCCGGGAGCAGGAATTCCGCGACAATGTCGCGACCGCCCTGACCTATGCCAAGGCGCTGGGCTGCAAGACCCTGCATGCCATGTCCGGCATCACCGAGGGGATGGACCGCGCCGCCTGTGAGGCCGCCTTCATCGAGAATTTCCGCTTCGCCGCGGATGCCCTGACGCCGGAAGGCATCACCCTGCTGGTGGAGCCGATCAACAGCCGCAACATGCCCGGCTATTTCATCGCGCATCAGCTGGAAGCCGTGGCGCTGGTGGAAAAGGTCGGCCGGCCGAATGTCGCCGTTCAGCTCGACCTCTATCACGCCCAGATCATGGACGGCGACCTGACGAAGCTGATCGAGAAGATGGCCGGCAAGTTCGCCCATGTGCAGATCGCCTCCGTGCCGGACCGGCACGAGCCGGATGAGGGCGAGCTGAACTACCCGCATCTCTACGGCGTGCTGGACCGCGTCGGCTACCAGGGCTGGATCGGCTGCGAATACAATCCGCGCGGCGAGACCACGGCCGGCCTCGGCTGGTTCGCCCCCTACAAGGCGCGCTGA
- a CDS encoding DeoR/GlpR family DNA-binding transcription regulator — MIPAERQNLIVARLSGRGALGIAELTELLGVSHMTVRRDIQQLEREGRVMSVAGGISLPQRISIEPPHVTKATMAHAEKVAIGGLALGLIPPGAVIYLDAGTTTLEIARGLAGREDIAVVTNDFVIAAFLTREARCPLYHTGGAVERENQSCVGDPAAEAIRRFNFDIAFISTSSFGLRGVSTPSENKVAVKRAIAQSAARSILVTDSSKYGRIGTFNAVPLEALSAIVTDSGLPENVRAAIAQRGIALHIATPDSDS; from the coding sequence ATGATCCCCGCCGAGCGGCAGAACCTGATCGTCGCCCGCCTCTCCGGGCGTGGCGCGCTGGGCATCGCCGAGCTGACGGAACTGCTGGGCGTCTCGCATATGACCGTGCGGCGGGACATCCAGCAGCTGGAACGCGAGGGGCGCGTCATGTCCGTCGCCGGCGGCATCAGCCTGCCGCAGCGCATCTCCATCGAGCCACCGCATGTCACCAAGGCAACGATGGCGCATGCGGAGAAGGTGGCGATCGGCGGGCTGGCGCTCGGGCTGATCCCGCCGGGCGCCGTCATCTATCTCGATGCCGGCACCACGACGCTGGAGATTGCGCGTGGCCTGGCAGGCCGGGAGGATATCGCGGTCGTCACCAATGACTTCGTCATTGCCGCCTTCCTGACGCGGGAGGCGCGCTGCCCCCTCTATCACACCGGCGGCGCGGTGGAGCGGGAGAACCAGTCCTGTGTCGGTGACCCGGCCGCCGAGGCCATCCGCCGCTTCAATTTCGACATCGCCTTCATCTCCACCTCCTCCTTCGGGCTGCGCGGCGTCTCCACGCCCTCGGAGAACAAGGTGGCCGTGAAGCGCGCCATCGCGCAAAGCGCGGCGCGCAGCATCCTCGTCACCGACAGCAGTAAATATGGGCGCATCGGCACCTTCAATGCCGTGCCGCTGGAGGCGCTGTCGGCCATCGTCACCGATTCCGGCCTGCCGGAGAATGTCCGCGCCGCCATCGCGCAACGGGGCATCGCCCTGCACATCGCGACGCCGGACAGCGATTCATAA
- the denD gene encoding D-erythronate dehydrogenase, whose product MKIIVTGGAGFLGSRVIRALLAQGGGKDGVPAFDGIVSVDLVPCPVQDPRVSSVTGDIADPAFARSVITPDTVGVYHLAAVLSGGSEQDFDLAMRVNVDGTRALLEAARATGRAPRFVFTSSLAVFGGEMPEVVPESMALMPASTYGAQKAIGEFLVNDYSRKGFVDGRVCRLPTIVVRPGKPNSAASSFASGIIREPLAGIPANCPVPLETRMWLSSPDAAVANLVHAIAVDSAKIGQWRTLNLPGLCVTVAEMLASLERVGGAASRALVSHELEQRVMDIVCSWPGAFDVARPLALGFTRDSDFDSVVRQYKDEFVR is encoded by the coding sequence ATGAAGATCATCGTCACCGGCGGCGCCGGCTTCCTGGGCAGCCGCGTCATCCGCGCGCTGCTGGCGCAGGGCGGCGGCAAGGACGGCGTGCCGGCATTCGACGGCATCGTCTCCGTCGATCTCGTCCCCTGCCCCGTGCAGGACCCGCGCGTCTCCTCCGTGACCGGCGATATCGCCGACCCGGCTTTCGCGCGCAGCGTCATCACCCCCGATACGGTCGGCGTCTACCACCTGGCGGCCGTGCTGAGCGGCGGGTCGGAGCAGGATTTCGACCTGGCGATGCGGGTGAACGTGGACGGCACCCGTGCGTTGCTGGAAGCCGCCCGCGCCACCGGCCGCGCGCCGCGCTTCGTCTTCACCAGCTCGCTCGCCGTCTTCGGCGGCGAGATGCCGGAGGTGGTACCGGAGAGCATGGCGCTGATGCCGGCCTCCACCTATGGCGCGCAGAAGGCGATCGGCGAATTCCTGGTCAACGACTATTCCCGCAAGGGCTTCGTCGATGGCCGGGTCTGCCGCCTGCCGACCATCGTCGTGCGGCCGGGCAAGCCGAATTCCGCCGCCTCCTCCTTCGCCAGCGGCATCATCCGTGAGCCCCTGGCCGGCATCCCCGCCAATTGCCCGGTGCCGCTGGAGACGCGGATGTGGCTCTCCTCCCCCGACGCGGCGGTAGCCAACCTCGTCCATGCCATCGCGGTGGATAGCGCGAAGATCGGCCAGTGGCGCACGCTGAACCTGCCGGGCCTCTGCGTGACGGTGGCGGAGATGCTGGCGAGCCTGGAGCGGGTCGGCGGCGCCGCCTCCCGTGCCCTGGTCAGCCATGAGCTGGAGCAGCGGGTGATGGATATCGTCTGCTCCTGGCCCGGTGCGTTCGATGTCGCCCGCCCGCTGGCGCTGGGCTTCACCCGCGACAGCGACTTCGACAGCGTAGTGCGCCAGTACAAGGACGAATTCGTCCGCTGA
- a CDS encoding GntP family permease, whose product MNAAAQAVGPQAIVGLVFGIILLIFLVLRTKVHAIVALVIAASIAGLSAGMAPDAVVKSITTGFGATLSTIGLVIGFGVMMGRILEISGAAEKLAITLVRWLGEKKEEWAMMATGYIVSIPIFCDSAFVILNPLVRALARNTGRSVLTLGIALAGGLMLTHHAVPPTPGPLGAAGIFGVDIGLMIFWGVVLTLPATFTIILYARAMGPRIEAMIQRETGDTLTTSAAFEQFKQDATAREKVLPPLWLSMLPIAVPILLIFVNTVVSGIVTAGGASASSPLVQACAFIGNPVIAVGLGVIIAVYGLARNLTQHETMAELEKGIEAAGIIMLVTGAGGALGAVLRDSGTGTYIGQWVATLPLPAVLIPFVIATLVRLIQGSGTVAMITGASISAPILAQIPDVNLVFAAQAACIGSMVFGYFNDSYFWVINRILGVKSAKHQMLTWSIPSTIGWATSLVTLLVLNAIFG is encoded by the coding sequence ATGAACGCTGCCGCTCAAGCGGTCGGGCCGCAGGCCATTGTCGGCCTGGTTTTTGGCATCATACTGCTGATCTTCCTGGTCCTGCGTACCAAGGTCCACGCCATCGTGGCGCTGGTGATCGCCGCCTCCATCGCCGGCCTCTCCGCCGGCATGGCCCCGGATGCCGTGGTGAAGTCCATCACCACCGGCTTCGGCGCCACCCTCTCGACCATCGGCCTCGTCATCGGCTTCGGCGTGATGATGGGCCGTATCCTGGAGATCTCCGGCGCCGCCGAGAAGCTGGCCATCACCCTGGTCCGCTGGCTCGGTGAGAAGAAGGAGGAATGGGCAATGATGGCCACCGGCTACATCGTCTCCATCCCCATCTTCTGCGACAGCGCCTTCGTCATCCTCAACCCGCTGGTGCGCGCGCTGGCACGCAATACCGGCCGTTCCGTCCTGACGCTGGGCATCGCCCTGGCGGGCGGGCTGATGCTGACGCACCATGCCGTGCCGCCGACCCCGGGCCCGCTGGGCGCGGCCGGCATCTTCGGCGTCGATATCGGGCTGATGATCTTCTGGGGCGTGGTGCTGACGCTGCCCGCCACCTTCACCATCATCCTCTATGCCCGCGCCATGGGCCCGAGGATCGAGGCGATGATCCAGCGGGAGACCGGCGATACCCTGACCACCTCCGCCGCCTTCGAGCAGTTCAAGCAGGATGCCACGGCGCGCGAGAAGGTGCTGCCGCCGCTCTGGCTGTCCATGCTGCCGATCGCCGTGCCGATCCTGCTGATCTTCGTCAACACCGTCGTCTCCGGCATCGTCACCGCCGGCGGTGCCTCAGCCAGCAGCCCGTTGGTGCAGGCCTGCGCCTTCATCGGCAATCCCGTGATCGCGGTGGGCCTGGGCGTCATCATCGCCGTCTATGGCCTGGCGCGGAATCTGACCCAGCACGAGACGATGGCGGAGCTGGAGAAGGGCATCGAGGCCGCCGGCATCATCATGCTGGTGACGGGCGCCGGCGGCGCGCTGGGCGCGGTGCTGCGCGACAGCGGCACGGGCACCTATATCGGCCAGTGGGTGGCGACCCTGCCGCTGCCGGCCGTGCTGATCCCCTTCGTCATCGCCACGCTGGTGCGCCTGATCCAGGGCAGCGGCACGGTGGCCATGATCACCGGCGCCTCCATCTCGGCCCCCATCCTGGCGCAGATCCCGGATGTGAACCTGGTCTTCGCGGCCCAGGCGGCCTGCATCGGCTCGATGGTCTTCGGCTACTTCAACGACAGCTACTTCTGGGTCATCAATCGCATCCTCGGCGTGAAGAGCGCCAAGCATCAGATGCTGACCTGGTCGATCCCCAGCACCATCGGCTGGGCCACCAGCCTGGTCACGCTGCTGGTGCTCAACGCCATCTTCGGATGA
- a CDS encoding aldolase, which translates to MTESELRDLLVELGASLFARGYSVGSAGNISVRLPDGYLMTPTNSSLGRLKPERISKLDLGWNHISGDKPSKEVFMHRAVLTARPEAGAVVHLHSTYATAIGCLAGPEDTAPIPPLTPYFVMRVGRKLPVIRYYRPGDAAMEQDIHDAAREARAILLANHGPVVSGKTLVDAVYAAEELEESAKLALMLRGQGPRELTPEQVDDLLQTFG; encoded by the coding sequence ATGACCGAGTCCGAACTGCGCGACCTTCTCGTCGAACTCGGCGCCAGCCTCTTCGCGCGGGGCTATTCCGTCGGCAGCGCCGGCAATATCAGCGTGCGCCTGCCGGACGGCTATCTGATGACGCCGACCAATTCCTCCCTGGGCCGGCTCAAACCCGAGCGCATCAGCAAGCTCGACCTGGGCTGGAACCACATCAGCGGTGACAAGCCCTCGAAGGAGGTCTTCATGCACCGCGCCGTGTTGACCGCGCGGCCGGAGGCGGGTGCCGTGGTGCATCTGCACTCCACCTATGCCACCGCCATCGGCTGCCTGGCGGGGCCGGAGGACACGGCGCCCATCCCGCCGCTGACGCCTTATTTCGTCATGCGCGTCGGGCGGAAGCTGCCGGTGATCCGCTACTACCGCCCCGGCGATGCCGCCATGGAGCAGGACATTCATGACGCCGCCCGCGAGGCACGCGCCATTCTGCTGGCCAATCATGGCCCCGTCGTCTCGGGCAAGACCCTCGTGGATGCGGTCTATGCGGCGGAGGAACTGGAGGAATCCGCCAAGCTGGCGCTGATGCTGCGCGGCCAGGGCCCGCGGGAACTGACGCCGGAGCAGGTGGACGACCTGCTCCAGACCTTCGGCTGA
- the ilvD gene encoding dihydroxy-acid dehydratase produces the protein MPAYRSRTTTHGRNMAGARGLWRATGMKDSDFGKPIIAIANSFTQFVPGHVHLKDLGQMVAREIEAAGGVAKEFNTIAVDDGIAMGHGGMLYSLPSRELIADSVEYMVNAHCADALVCISNCDKITPGMLMAAMRLNIPTVFVSGGPMEAGKVVHRGVKRAVDLIDAMVAAADSSVTDEEVKVIERSACPTCGSCSGMFTANSMNCLTEALGLALPGNGTVLATHADRKGLFLEAGRVIVDLARRYYEQDDATALPRSIASLAAFENAMTLDIAMGGSTNTVLHLLAAAQEGGVDFTMRDIDRLSRRVPVLCKVAPAVADVHVEDVHRAGGIMGILGELDRAGLINTDCATVHAATLSEALARWDVRRTESRTAHDFFRAAPGGIPTTEAFSQSARWEELDLDREKGVIRDLDHAFSRDGGLAVLYGNLAEDGCIVKTAGVDASILTFSGPARLFESQDAAVEGILGGRVVAGDIVLIRYEGPKGGPGMQEMLYPTSYLKSKGLGKACALVTDGRFSGGSSGLSIGHVSPEAAEGGTIGLVEEGDRIEIDIPNRVIRLAVPDEELQRRRAAMEQKGETAWQPENRERQVSAALRAYAALTTSAARGAVRDVDQRRRR, from the coding sequence ATGCCTGCCTACCGCTCGCGTACGACTACCCACGGCCGCAACATGGCCGGTGCCCGTGGCCTCTGGCGTGCCACCGGCATGAAGGATTCCGATTTCGGCAAGCCGATCATCGCCATCGCCAATTCCTTCACCCAGTTCGTCCCGGGCCATGTCCACCTCAAGGACCTCGGCCAGATGGTGGCGCGGGAGATCGAGGCCGCGGGCGGTGTGGCCAAGGAATTCAACACCATCGCGGTGGATGACGGCATCGCCATGGGCCATGGCGGCATGCTCTATAGCCTGCCCTCGCGCGAGCTGATCGCCGACAGCGTCGAATACATGGTGAACGCGCATTGCGCCGATGCGCTGGTCTGCATCTCCAACTGCGACAAGATCACGCCGGGCATGCTGATGGCGGCGATGCGCCTCAACATCCCCACCGTCTTCGTCTCCGGCGGCCCGATGGAGGCCGGCAAGGTCGTGCATCGCGGCGTCAAGCGTGCGGTCGACCTGATCGACGCCATGGTCGCCGCGGCCGACAGCAGCGTGACGGATGAGGAGGTGAAGGTCATCGAGCGGTCGGCCTGCCCGACCTGCGGCTCCTGCTCCGGCATGTTCACGGCCAATTCCATGAACTGCCTGACCGAGGCGCTGGGCTTGGCGCTGCCGGGCAATGGCACGGTGCTCGCCACCCATGCCGACCGCAAGGGCCTGTTCCTGGAGGCCGGGCGGGTGATCGTGGACCTGGCGCGTCGCTACTATGAGCAGGATGATGCCACCGCCCTGCCGCGTTCCATCGCCAGCCTCGCGGCCTTCGAGAATGCGATGACGCTGGATATCGCCATGGGCGGCTCCACCAACACCGTGCTGCACCTGCTGGCCGCGGCGCAGGAGGGCGGGGTGGACTTCACCATGCGCGACATCGACCGCCTCTCCCGGCGCGTGCCGGTGCTCTGCAAGGTGGCGCCGGCCGTGGCGGATGTGCATGTCGAGGATGTGCACCGTGCCGGCGGCATCATGGGTATCCTGGGCGAGCTGGACCGCGCCGGGCTGATCAACACCGATTGCGCCACCGTGCATGCCGCGACGCTCAGCGAGGCCCTGGCCCGCTGGGATGTGCGGCGTACCGAGAGCCGCACGGCGCATGACTTCTTCCGCGCCGCGCCCGGCGGCATCCCGACCACCGAGGCCTTCAGCCAGTCCGCCCGCTGGGAGGAACTGGACCTGGATCGCGAGAAGGGCGTGATCCGCGACCTCGACCATGCCTTCTCCCGCGACGGCGGGCTGGCCGTGCTCTACGGCAACCTGGCCGAGGACGGCTGCATCGTGAAGACGGCGGGCGTGGATGCCAGCATCCTGACCTTCAGCGGCCCGGCCCGGCTCTTCGAGAGCCAGGACGCCGCCGTGGAGGGCATCCTGGGTGGCCGCGTGGTGGCGGGCGATATCGTGCTGATCCGCTACGAGGGGCCGAAGGGCGGCCCGGGCATGCAGGAGATGCTCTATCCGACCAGCTACCTGAAGTCGAAGGGCCTGGGGAAGGCCTGCGCCCTGGTGACGGATGGCCGCTTCTCCGGCGGCTCCTCCGGCCTTTCCATCGGCCATGTCTCGCCGGAGGCAGCCGAAGGCGGGACGATCGGGCTGGTGGAGGAAGGCGACCGGATCGAGATCGACATCCCCAACCGGGTGATCCGCCTCGCCGTGCCGGACGAGGAGTTGCAGCGCCGCCGCGCCGCCATGGAGCAGAAGGGCGAGACGGCCTGGCAGCCGGAGAACCGCGAGCGGCAGGTCTCGGCCGCGCTCCGGGCCTATGCGGCCCTGACCACCAGCGCCGCGCGCGGCGCGGTGCGCGACGTGGACCAACGCCGCCGGCGCTAA
- a CDS encoding PEP-CTERM sorting domain-containing protein: MRKILFAAVALMGMTGFQIQAEAAPTLSLRVFEDGVAVPSLTATSDTGVLSLAGGTTYFSFVSGFASGSPANPVPTMTGQTNQISSNTNFSGTHTLRLEFTQTDLPSISAGGLTAQLANTLTANLLAAQGMVSEVTISNYASASNIAFDISDILLATATFTSPADATSVINSDLSLPNELFAMTMVIEATFTGGGATLSASSQIVAVPEPASIALFSTGLLGLGMLARTRRRNS, from the coding sequence ATGCGTAAGATTCTGTTCGCGGCGGTCGCGCTGATGGGTATGACTGGCTTCCAGATCCAGGCAGAAGCCGCGCCGACCCTGTCGCTGCGCGTTTTTGAGGACGGTGTCGCGGTGCCGAGCCTTACGGCCACCTCTGATACTGGCGTTCTCAGCCTCGCGGGCGGCACGACTTACTTCTCGTTCGTCTCGGGTTTCGCCTCGGGCTCGCCGGCTAATCCCGTGCCGACCATGACGGGCCAGACGAACCAGATCTCCTCCAACACCAACTTCAGCGGCACGCATACGCTGCGGCTGGAATTCACCCAGACCGACCTGCCCAGCATCAGCGCCGGTGGCCTGACGGCGCAGCTGGCCAATACCCTGACGGCCAATCTGCTGGCCGCCCAGGGCATGGTTTCGGAGGTCACCATCTCCAACTACGCCAGCGCCAGCAACATCGCCTTCGACATCAGCGATATCCTGCTGGCCACGGCGACCTTCACCAGCCCGGCCGATGCCACCAGCGTCATCAACAGCGACCTGTCGCTGCCGAATGAGCTTTTCGCCATGACCATGGTGATCGAGGCCACCTTCACGGGCGGCGGCGCGACGCTCAGCGCCAGCTCGCAGATCGTGGCGGTGCCGGAGCCGGCCTCCATCGCGCTGTTCAGCACGGGCCTGCTGGGCCTGGGCATGCTGGCGCGCACCCGCCGCCGCAACTCCTGA